Proteins encoded together in one Nostoc sp. PCC 7524 window:
- the ubiE gene encoding bifunctional demethylmenaquinone methyltransferase/2-methoxy-6-polyprenyl-1,4-benzoquinol methylase UbiE produces MTNEIRAIFDRIAPVYDQFNDWLSLGQHRIWKEMAIKWSAAKPGDTCLDLCCGSGDLAFSLARRVKTGKVYGVDFSGNLLAMAKERSQTQYPQFEISWVEADVLNLPFDDNLFDAATMGYGLRNVTDIRRSLQELHRVLKPDGKAAILDFHRPKNQQFRAFQQWYLDHIVVPMAERMGMKEEYAYISPSLDRFPQGQEQVEFAHQAGFVSATHYPIANGMMGILVVSK; encoded by the coding sequence ATGACTAACGAAATTCGTGCCATTTTTGACCGGATTGCTCCTGTGTATGATCAATTCAATGATTGGTTGAGTCTCGGACAACACCGGATATGGAAAGAAATGGCCATTAAATGGAGTGCAGCTAAACCAGGAGATACCTGCCTAGATTTATGTTGTGGTAGTGGTGATTTAGCCTTTAGTTTAGCCAGACGTGTCAAAACAGGCAAAGTTTACGGAGTGGACTTTTCCGGCAATCTGCTAGCAATGGCAAAAGAACGTTCCCAAACCCAATACCCTCAATTTGAGATTTCTTGGGTAGAAGCCGATGTGTTAAATTTGCCTTTTGATGACAATCTATTTGATGCTGCGACAATGGGCTACGGTTTAAGAAATGTTACAGATATTCGCCGTAGCCTTCAAGAATTACACCGTGTCCTTAAGCCGGATGGTAAGGCAGCCATATTAGACTTTCATCGCCCCAAAAACCAGCAATTTCGCGCTTTTCAGCAGTGGTATTTAGATCATATAGTTGTGCCTATGGCCGAGCGTATGGGGATGAAGGAAGAGTACGCTTACATCAGCCCCAGCTTAGATCGCTTTCCTCAAGGACAAGAGCAAGTAGAATTCGCCCATCAAGCTGGTTTTGTCTCAGCCACCCACTACCCCATTGCGAACGGTATGATGGGAATATTGGTAGTTAGTAAATAG
- a CDS encoding DUF445 domain-containing protein, translated as MDWSHLLLYVSPPILGGIIGYFTNDIAIKMLFRPYRAIYIAGRRVPFTPGLIPRNQERLAKNISDTIMGSLLTPDELQKLARRLLETERVQSAILWLLRLAIDQIKIDKNQKSAKVVAGILRDLLGESLPRLLKVLARQEDFLEAQINQIFDQILLELQLSEEQSTRLADWFLEVVLPPDVLRQAIVDFLTDRTIQIIDESFREKTSGTYWVVANLFGLRNTLTRLRTFCLDEKEATNARLQELIQDLQMRDRLKKILLNLSLQNLPIGTVRQLRKTTRETVRQYIQTSGSDLLQGLTESVNWDNIAKLLLNRLSNSPVVLNSLEVVSQELALILERYLEKDLEIIVAQVIPILSIDQVIVDRVKSTSPADLEAAIEGIVKNELQAIVTLGGILGFIVGLFQTGFLFFTQQ; from the coding sequence GTGGATTGGTCTCATCTGTTACTGTATGTATCTCCCCCTATCTTGGGTGGAATTATTGGCTATTTCACCAATGATATAGCCATCAAAATGCTATTTCGTCCTTACCGAGCAATTTATATTGCTGGGCGACGAGTGCCATTCACCCCTGGATTGATTCCTCGCAACCAGGAACGTTTGGCTAAGAATATTTCTGATACGATCATGGGGTCGCTACTGACACCAGATGAATTGCAAAAACTGGCACGCAGGTTATTAGAAACTGAACGGGTACAGTCAGCAATTTTGTGGTTATTGCGACTAGCTATTGATCAAATTAAAATAGACAAAAATCAGAAAAGTGCCAAAGTTGTGGCGGGGATTCTGCGCGATTTATTGGGGGAATCCTTACCGCGTCTACTGAAAGTTTTGGCGAGACAGGAAGATTTTTTAGAAGCACAAATTAACCAGATTTTTGACCAGATATTACTGGAATTACAATTAAGTGAAGAGCAATCAACACGGTTGGCTGATTGGTTTTTAGAAGTAGTTTTGCCGCCAGATGTATTACGGCAGGCAATTGTAGATTTTTTAACCGATCGCACGATTCAAATTATTGATGAAAGCTTTCGGGAAAAAACCAGTGGTACTTATTGGGTAGTAGCTAATCTGTTTGGTTTGCGGAATACGCTTACAAGACTCAGAACTTTTTGCCTAGATGAAAAAGAAGCAACTAACGCCCGATTGCAGGAATTAATTCAAGATTTGCAGATGCGCGATCGCCTCAAGAAAATCTTGCTGAATTTATCATTGCAAAATTTACCCATTGGTACAGTCCGCCAACTGCGAAAAACCACGCGGGAAACAGTCCGCCAGTATATTCAAACCAGTGGTAGCGATTTGTTACAAGGATTAACTGAGTCTGTCAATTGGGACAATATCGCTAAATTACTATTAAATCGTCTGAGCAATTCACCTGTAGTTCTTAATTCTTTAGAGGTTGTCAGTCAAGAATTGGCACTAATTTTAGAGCGATATTTAGAAAAGGATTTAGAAATTATTGTAGCTCAGGTAATTCCTATTTTATCTATAGATCAGGTAATCGTTGACCGGGTAAAATCAACATCCCCGGCTGATTTGGAAGCAGCAATTGAAGGAATTGTGAAAAATGAATTACAGGCAATTGTCACCTTGGGTGGAATATTAGGGTTTATTGTTGGTTTATTCCAAACAGGATTCTTATTTTTTACTCAACAGTAG